A portion of the Deinococcus hopiensis KR-140 genome contains these proteins:
- a CDS encoding sensor histidine kinase, producing the protein MALRLLPGASLFPRRGPSLITRPWNLARQYSLASLLVLLLSLLLIGWWVGRQIEVGVTHRAAAAAALYVENFIVTHLQGLKRQRWLSAREKAELERLFTTTPLGHEIVSIKVWGPGGRVVYGDEAGRTFSVGEDQARAWKGEVSSDISDLTDAENVNLKAKHHRLLEIYAPMRLEGSDRVIAVAEFYQSVVPLERAIRQAQIESWLLVGAVLLLAYLLLLGLVRRGSDTIAHQQAALGAQLAEQRALMIQNAELHDRVQRAATRIAELHERVMERVSSGLHDGPAQDVSYALLRLDSLSARTERLESPYREQAEQDLAALERSLTGAMRAMRDLATEVRLPALHALTLEETLERAVRDHHNRTGSEVGTHWAGLPQQAPLPVKITAFRVVREALSNAYKHAGGQAQWVRARALENALLLEVSDGGAGFDPSVIDLEGSRLGFMGMRERVESLGGAFAVYSASSGTRVQVHLPLTVRSTLEETP; encoded by the coding sequence ATGGCGCTCAGACTGCTCCCCGGGGCTTCCCTGTTTCCCCGGCGTGGCCCTTCGCTGATCACGAGGCCGTGGAATCTGGCGCGGCAGTACAGCCTGGCGAGCCTGCTGGTGCTGCTCCTGAGCCTGCTCCTGATCGGCTGGTGGGTGGGACGACAGATTGAGGTCGGCGTTACCCACCGGGCGGCCGCGGCCGCCGCGCTCTACGTCGAGAATTTCATCGTCACGCATCTTCAAGGTCTGAAGCGGCAGCGTTGGTTGAGCGCGCGGGAAAAGGCTGAACTGGAGCGGCTCTTTACCACCACGCCGCTCGGCCACGAAATTGTAAGCATCAAAGTCTGGGGCCCGGGAGGCCGCGTCGTATACGGCGACGAGGCGGGCCGCACCTTTTCCGTGGGAGAAGATCAGGCGCGTGCCTGGAAGGGCGAGGTGTCTTCCGACATCTCCGACCTCACCGACGCGGAGAACGTCAACCTGAAAGCCAAGCACCACCGCTTGTTAGAAATCTATGCCCCCATGCGCCTGGAAGGGTCTGACCGCGTGATTGCGGTGGCTGAGTTCTACCAGAGCGTTGTTCCCCTGGAGCGCGCCATTCGTCAGGCCCAGATCGAGAGCTGGCTGTTGGTGGGGGCGGTGCTGCTGCTCGCCTACCTGCTGCTTTTGGGTCTGGTCCGCCGGGGCAGCGACACCATCGCCCACCAGCAGGCAGCCTTGGGCGCTCAACTTGCCGAGCAACGCGCCCTGATGATCCAGAACGCGGAGTTGCACGACCGGGTGCAGCGCGCCGCCACCCGCATTGCGGAGTTGCACGAGCGGGTGATGGAACGGGTATCCAGCGGACTGCACGACGGCCCAGCACAGGATGTGAGTTATGCCTTGTTGCGGCTCGATAGCCTTTCAGCCCGCACTGAGCGCCTGGAGAGCCCCTACCGGGAACAGGCCGAGCAGGACCTGGCCGCGCTGGAACGCTCCCTCACTGGCGCCATGCGGGCCATGCGGGACCTGGCGACCGAGGTTCGGCTGCCCGCCCTCCACGCCCTGACGCTGGAGGAAACGCTGGAACGCGCCGTACGTGACCACCACAACCGTACGGGCAGCGAGGTCGGCACACACTGGGCCGGTCTCCCCCAACAAGCGCCACTGCCCGTCAAGATCACCGCTTTCCGGGTGGTGCGTGAGGCCTTGAGCAATGCCTACAAGCATGCAGGTGGACAGGCGCAGTGGGTGAGAGCAAGGGCGCTGGAAAACGCCCTGCTCCTGGAGGTGTCTGACGGCGGCGCGGGGTTTGATCCCTCGGTGATCGACCTGGAGGGCAGCCGCCTGGGCTTCATGGGCATGCGGGAGCGGGTGGAGAGCCTGGGTGGAGCGTTCGCAGTGTACAGCGCAAGCTCCGGCACCCGCGTGCAGGTCCACCTCCCCCTGACTGTTCGC
- a CDS encoding chemotaxis protein CheB, whose translation MLSSVVDDGTSALRTIKHFGGTTAVQDAEYSSIPLSALNQMDVEHTVRARDLGALLVRLLGEPV comes from the coding sequence GTGCTGTCCAGCGTGGTCGACGACGGCACCTCGGCCCTGCGGACCATCAAGCACTTCGGCGGTACCACCGCCGTGCAAGACGCTGAATACAGTTCCATACCGCTCAGCGCACTGAACCAGATGGACGTGGAACATACCGTTCGCGCCCGCGACCTCGGTGCGCTCCTCGTCCGCCTCCTGGGTGAACCCGTTTGA